CTTGCTGTTTGAGGGCACGCCCGAGCAGCTGGTGAAGCTCAAGGATACGAACCACACGGCGCGATTCCTAGCAGATAAGGTGGCGGGATAGCTTTGCAGGCAGCGTCGTAAGTTGATACTCAAAATCAAGCCGCTATGATAGCAGAAGAAAAAAAACAGCAACTGCTGACCGTTATCGCGCAGCTGGAGGACGAAGCGGCTTTCGATAAGATTGAGGCGATGGTGCAGGAAGTGCTGCATCCACAGCGCCAGCGGGGGAAAGCGGGTTTTTTGCGAGGCTCAATCAGTTACCTGACCGCTAATTGGGATGCACCGTTAACTGACTGGAAGCACCAGCATGAGATAAGTTGCTCGTGACTAAAGTTTTGCTGGATACTCACGCGCTTATTTGGTATGCGGATGATTCGCCGCAGCTCCCTGCTGCCACGCGGCAGTTGCTAGATTCGCCAGCTGTAGAGCGTTGTGTAAGTATGTTGACCTCTTGGTAGTTAGCTACTTTGCTGAATCTTAAGCGCCTAGTGTTGCAGCCCGACCTAGCCACTTAGTTTGAGTCAGTGAAAGGTAATAACTTTCAGATTTTGCCCATTCTTGATAAGCACTTGGTTATCTACGCTACTTTGCCGCAGGTAAAAGACCACCGCGACCCGTTCGACCGCCTGCTCATCGCCCAGGCCTTGAGCGAGGACCTAACGCTGATAAGCCGCGACGGTAAGTTTACCGACTACGCGGGCCTGAAGCTGCGCTGGGCGTAACCAATTGATTATGAAGCCAAAATACCTCGCCCTCGGCGCCCTTATTCTACTGCTGGGCTGGTTTGTGTTCGACTCGCTGAGCCAGCCGGGGGTAGGCGACCTGAAAGGCAATTTTCAGGAAGTAGCCTTGTACCGTAACGAGAACAACACCGGCCCCATCGTGCGCGTGTACGCCGTGACGGTGGCCGACACGCTGTGGCAGCAGATGAAGCAATACGGCGACTTTATGCCTTATACTAAATACGGCAATACTAAGGTGTATTTCTTTCGCCAAGGCCAGCCGGCACCAAAAATGGTGCGGCCGGGCGACGTGAATTTCGACCCGGAATTCAACCAAAACTGCCTGGCAAAATACGAGAAAGAGGTAATGGGCAACGTCACGTTTCAGCGCTACCCCCTGCGCTGAGCGCTAAGCCGCGGGCGCCAGTGCCACCCGGCGCTTGGGCGTTTTGTGGCGGCGGCCCCACCATAGCAGCGTGCCCGTGACGGGCAGGCTGGCTGAGAGCAGGCTTATCAAGAAGGCTACGATTTTGCCACCCAGGCCCAGCAGTTGGCCGGTGTGCAGGTCGTAGTTGAGGTCGCCGAGCTTCTTGCCGTTGCTCTTGGCGGCATGGGGTAGGGCGCGTAGCAGTTGGCCCGACACGGGGTGGAAATAGTACTCGTCGCGATGGTAGTAGTGCAGCGCCTTTTGGTAGGTGAGGCAATACACGGGCTGCTTGGCCCCGGCGCTGGGCCCGATGAGCACCATAGCGGCGGTGGGCGAGCGCTGGCGCACCTGCGCGTAGGCCACATCGACCAGCGGCCGGGCCGGGGCCACGGCAGCCGCCAGCGTGTCCACGGTGGGCGGCACTTCTTCGAGGGGGTAGTGACGGCCGGCGTTGGCCACGAGGCTGGCCGCCTGCATCCACGAGCCAAAGCTCATAAACAAACCTGTGAGGGCAATGACAAACGCGCCGGCCGCGATGTAAAACCCCAGTACTTGGTGCAGGTCGTAGTTGAGCCGCCGCCACTTAGCGCCCCATTTTATGGTGATGCGCTGCCGGCGCTCCTGCTTGCGCTTGGGCCACCACAGTACCAGGCCGGTGCCTAGCATCACCAAAAAAATGGTAATGGCGATACCTACTACCCACTCGCCCACGGCGGGCGGCAGCAGCAGGTACATGTGCAGCGCCTGCACGATGGTGAAAAAATCAGTCGCTAAATCCTGCTCGTGTAGCACCCGGCCAGTGTAGGGATTGAGCGACGCCACGTAGTTGCCGCCGGCCTTGGTGGTGAAGTATACCGTGGCCGAGCGGTTGGGCGCGTAGTAGGTCGTCCAGGAGGGGGTAGCGCCGGGGTGGCTGGCCACCACCGCCGCCAGCAGCCGTGAGGGGGGTAGGGGCACCGCGCGGGCCGGTGCGGCCACCAGCCGCCACGGCTGCACGGCATCCCGAATTTCATCCTGAAAGGTGAAAATCGCCCCCGTCAAGCTCACAATAAAGACTATCAGCCCCGAGCTAAGGCCCAGCCACAGGTGCAGGTTGCCGATAGCTTTTTTGAAAGTCATGCGAAGGAGGTTTTTAACAAAATAAGAACGTCATGCTGACGACAGGAAGCAGCTCGCTCGCCTCGTCCGCGCTGTGCAACGACGAGAGCGAGCTGCTTCCTGTCGTCAGCATGACGTTCATTTTAACAGGCTATTACTCAATGAAAAATTAAAATTTAACTGCCACCTGGCCAATAATACTGCGCAGCTTCTGCGGGTTCATCGAGCCGTAGCCAATCCAGTAGTGCTGGTCGGTGAGGTTGTCCATCT
The genomic region above belongs to Hymenobacter psoromatis and contains:
- a CDS encoding PepSY-associated TM helix domain-containing protein — translated: MTFKKAIGNLHLWLGLSSGLIVFIVSLTGAIFTFQDEIRDAVQPWRLVAAPARAVPLPPSRLLAAVVASHPGATPSWTTYYAPNRSATVYFTTKAGGNYVASLNPYTGRVLHEQDLATDFFTIVQALHMYLLLPPAVGEWVVGIAITIFLVMLGTGLVLWWPKRKQERRQRITIKWGAKWRRLNYDLHQVLGFYIAAGAFVIALTGLFMSFGSWMQAASLVANAGRHYPLEEVPPTVDTLAAAVAPARPLVDVAYAQVRQRSPTAAMVLIGPSAGAKQPVYCLTYQKALHYYHRDEYYFHPVSGQLLRALPHAAKSNGKKLGDLNYDLHTGQLLGLGGKIVAFLISLLSASLPVTGTLLWWGRRHKTPKRRVALAPAA
- a CDS encoding PIN domain-containing protein, encoding MKGNNFQILPILDKHLVIYATLPQVKDHRDPFDRLLIAQALSEDLTLISRDGKFTDYAGLKLRWA